One genomic segment of Mesoterricola silvestris includes these proteins:
- a CDS encoding IS5 family transposase (programmed frameshift): protein MPRSFLTDVMWDKLVPLLPPEKGETGRPYNAHRPWLEAILWKHRTGAPWRDLPEEFGSWRSIYSRFNRWSKVGLWQAALEVLRQDADTEWLMIDSTVIRAHQHASGAEKGGSKQAIGRSRGGLSTKVHLVCDSHGNPIDFVLTGGQTHDCTQSCTLLMGRTAVAVLADKGYDDNRTRSTIQEMGAEVVIPSRLCRKVPIDYDAFLYRARHAVENLFAKMKHFRSLATRYDKTTRNYAAMVAIACLVIWLKL from the exons ATGCCGAGGAGCTTTCTGACCGACGTGATGTGGGACAAGTTGGTTCCGTTGCTGCCGCCAGAGAAGGGCGAGACGGGGCGACCCTACAACGCGCACCGGCCTTGGCTTGAGGCCATTCTGTGGAAGCATCGGACGGGAGCTCCTTGGAGAGATCTTCCTGAGGAGTTCGGGTCATGGAGGAGCATTTACAGTCGGTTCAATCGCTGGAGCAAGGTAGGGCTCTGGCAGGCTGCGCTGGAGGTGTTACGGCAAGATGCAGACACAGAGTGGCTGATGATCGATTCCACAGTAATTCGTGCCCACCAACATGCCTCCGGGGCTGAAAAAGGGGGCTCCAAA CAGGCTATCGGCCGATCGCGAGGTGGATTGTCCACCAAAGTGCACCTGGTCTGCGATAGCCACGGGAACCCCATCGACTTCGTCCTGACCGGTGGTCAAACCCACGACTGCACACAATCCTGCACGCTCCTGATGGGACGGACTGCTGTGGCAGTGCTCGCCGACAAAGGGTATGACGACAACCGGACTCGGAGCACCATCCAGGAGATGGGGGCAGAGGTGGTCATCCCCTCGAGGTTATGCCGGAAGGTGCCCATCGACTATGATGCCTTCCTATACCGGGCGCGCCACGCAGTGGAGAATCTGTTTGCCAAGATGAAGCATTTCCGCAGCCTGGCCACAAGGTACGACAAGACGACCAGGAACTACGCCGCCATGGTCGCGATCGCGTGTCTGGTCATCTGGCTCAAGCTTTGA
- a CDS encoding S4 domain-containing protein gives MRLDLFLKKTHLVKRRELARELCEEGMVRVDGTPRKASFEVKAGVELEFPLYNRLIRARVLNVPEGNVPRGDQWTYIEVLEERWAPTDDAQMSDPLAPRPKTPTFH, from the coding sequence GTGCGTCTGGATCTGTTCCTGAAGAAGACCCACCTCGTCAAGCGCCGGGAACTGGCCCGGGAGCTTTGCGAGGAGGGGATGGTGCGGGTGGACGGCACCCCCCGCAAGGCCAGCTTCGAAGTGAAGGCGGGCGTGGAACTGGAATTCCCCCTGTACAACCGCCTCATCCGCGCCCGGGTCCTGAACGTCCCCGAAGGCAACGTGCCCCGGGGCGACCAGTGGACCTACATCGAGGTCCTGGAGGAGCGCTGGGCGCCCACGGACGACGCCCAGATGTCCGATCCCCTGGCGCCCAGGCCCAAGACCCCGACGTTCCACTAG
- a CDS encoding peptidylprolyl isomerase: protein MLRTLVCTTFSLVLAAQTPAPAPQAPAAPAPVKEDKVLATLGTTAIRESDFDLFLAVSLPEQQRAQVMMMPGAREQYLKRFLDYRILAAKARKEGIAKAPDFAKKMQLMEMQVLIQSLFDRDGNGLKAKSTVKDEDVKAYFDKHPDKFMTPENFSARHILVSTRAQGTEKARTDEEAKARIKEIQEALKAGKSFEELAKTYSDDPGSKDRGGLYDNMPFGRFVPEFDKAVRDQKAGEVGEPVKSMHGYHLIKVEKITPAVPQTFEAAKESAKQMAATDNQEKVMNEYMDAARKEVGFHEGAAPAAKAAPAPKAKKGAK from the coding sequence ATGCTCCGCACCCTCGTTTGCACCACCTTCTCCCTCGTTCTGGCCGCCCAGACCCCCGCTCCCGCCCCCCAGGCGCCCGCTGCCCCGGCTCCGGTCAAGGAGGACAAGGTCCTCGCCACCCTGGGCACCACCGCCATCCGGGAATCGGATTTCGACCTCTTCCTGGCGGTTTCCCTGCCCGAGCAGCAGCGCGCCCAGGTCATGATGATGCCCGGCGCCCGGGAGCAGTACCTCAAGCGCTTCCTGGACTACCGGATCCTGGCCGCCAAGGCCCGCAAGGAGGGCATCGCCAAGGCCCCCGATTTCGCGAAGAAGATGCAGCTCATGGAGATGCAGGTCCTCATCCAGTCCCTGTTCGACCGCGACGGCAACGGGCTCAAGGCCAAGTCCACGGTCAAGGACGAGGACGTGAAGGCGTACTTCGATAAGCACCCGGACAAGTTCATGACCCCGGAGAACTTCAGCGCCCGCCACATCCTGGTGAGCACCCGGGCCCAGGGCACGGAGAAGGCCCGCACGGACGAGGAGGCCAAGGCCCGCATCAAGGAGATCCAGGAGGCCCTCAAGGCCGGCAAGTCCTTCGAGGAACTGGCCAAGACCTACTCCGACGACCCCGGCAGCAAGGACAGGGGCGGCCTCTACGACAACATGCCCTTCGGGCGCTTCGTGCCCGAATTCGACAAGGCCGTGCGCGACCAGAAGGCCGGCGAAGTGGGCGAGCCCGTGAAATCCATGCACGGCTACCATCTAATCAAGGTGGAGAAGATCACCCCCGCCGTTCCCCAGACCTTCGAGGCCGCCAAGGAGTCTGCCAAGCAGATGGCCGCCACGGACAATCAGGAAAAGGTCATGAACGAGTACATGGACGCGGCCCGCAAGGAGGTGGGCTTCCATGAAGGCGCGGCCCCCGCGGCCAAGGCGGCGCCCGCGCCCAAGGCGAAGAAGGGAGCCAAATGA
- a CDS encoding GxxExxY protein, protein MPIQDPLTQQIIGFCYRIANTLGHGFVEKVYENALAFEFRKARLAFAQQQKVEVFYEGERVGHYKADLIVERRVIVEVKAIQALSEVDVAQGLNYLRATGLPTCLLINFGKAKIEVRRLGMKPGEGTGGMELEVKDVQ, encoded by the coding sequence ATGCCTATCCAGGACCCGCTCACACAGCAAATCATTGGCTTCTGCTACCGAATTGCGAACACCCTGGGCCACGGATTCGTCGAGAAGGTCTACGAGAACGCCCTGGCCTTCGAATTCCGAAAGGCGAGGCTCGCCTTTGCCCAGCAGCAAAAGGTCGAAGTGTTCTACGAGGGCGAAAGGGTTGGGCACTACAAGGCCGACCTCATTGTGGAAAGGCGGGTCATCGTAGAGGTCAAGGCCATCCAGGCCCTGAGCGAGGTTGATGTCGCTCAGGGCCTGAATTACCTGAGGGCCACCGGCCTTCCAACTTGCCTTCTCATCAATTTCGGCAAGGCGAAGATCGAGGTTCGAAGGCTGGGAATGAAGCCTGGCGAGGGTACCGGGGGCATGGAACTCGAGGTCAAGGACGTTCAATAA
- a CDS encoding mechanosensitive ion channel family protein, which yields MGIVVGERVYKAAEWLDQTGWQKLQRMVVVLLTCFIILWALRLVSKAVARSMATGMGEANPESQRRAKTLGEVIGNFARVLVVSFFILETLQEFNVNVGPLVAGVGIVGAAIGFGAQNLVKDVIGGFFLLVENQYGVGDIIAVGDKHVGTVERMTFRMTMLRDMEGRAHFLPNGSVTDVIVLSKQFAKALVDVEVSHDEDLDQIMAVLREVGTELMGAREDVLEPTEVLGVETLTAAACTIRTLTKCLPGQQWAVARELRRRVQVRFKLEGFGRPIPQRMIINR from the coding sequence ATGGGGATCGTGGTGGGCGAACGGGTGTACAAGGCGGCCGAGTGGCTGGACCAGACCGGCTGGCAGAAGCTGCAGCGCATGGTGGTGGTCCTCCTCACGTGCTTCATCATCCTCTGGGCCCTGCGCCTGGTGTCCAAGGCCGTGGCCCGCTCCATGGCCACGGGCATGGGCGAGGCCAACCCGGAATCCCAGCGCCGGGCCAAGACCCTGGGCGAGGTGATCGGGAATTTCGCCCGGGTGCTGGTGGTCTCCTTCTTCATCCTGGAGACCCTGCAGGAGTTCAACGTCAACGTGGGCCCCCTGGTGGCGGGCGTGGGCATCGTGGGCGCCGCCATCGGCTTCGGCGCCCAGAACCTGGTGAAGGACGTCATCGGGGGCTTCTTCCTGCTGGTGGAGAACCAGTACGGGGTGGGCGACATCATCGCCGTGGGCGACAAGCACGTGGGCACGGTGGAGCGCATGACCTTCCGCATGACCATGCTGCGGGACATGGAGGGCCGGGCCCACTTCCTGCCCAACGGCAGCGTCACCGACGTCATCGTCCTCAGCAAGCAGTTCGCCAAGGCCCTGGTGGATGTGGAAGTGAGCCACGACGAGGACCTGGACCAGATCATGGCGGTGCTCCGGGAGGTGGGGACCGAGCTCATGGGGGCCCGGGAGGACGTGCTGGAACCCACGGAAGTGCTTGGTGTAGAAACCCTTACCGCAGCCGCCTGCACCATCCGCACCCTCACGAAATGCCTGCCCGGCCAGCAGTGGGCCGTGGCCCGGGAACTGCGGCGCCGGGTCCAGGTGCGCTTCAAGCTGGAGGGCTTCGGACGCCCCATCCCCCAGCGGATGATCATCAATCGCTAG
- a CDS encoding Bax inhibitor-1/YccA family protein, producing MEYNYEGRTIFGASRAEERTAFVRSVYLWLMGGFAVAAVGALASPFVLAYLVGALGRFFFWPILGVYFGTFFWAQKVSRTRPQNRYAYAAFTFVAGIIAGMAMFAAMQQSGPGIVLAALGMTAADFLVLSAVAHVSKKDFSFLGSFVTVGLVVAMVAILIGFFVQMEIFHLAISAVIVIACSAKILWDTSRMLQGGDYSDAAGFALSLFISLLNIFLNLLRLLSGGRRN from the coding sequence ATGGAATACAACTATGAAGGCAGGACGATCTTCGGGGCCTCCCGCGCCGAGGAGCGCACGGCGTTCGTGCGCAGCGTCTATCTCTGGCTGATGGGCGGGTTCGCCGTGGCCGCGGTGGGGGCCCTGGCCTCCCCCTTCGTCCTCGCCTACCTGGTGGGGGCCCTGGGCCGCTTCTTCTTCTGGCCCATCCTCGGGGTCTACTTCGGCACGTTCTTCTGGGCCCAGAAGGTCAGCCGCACCCGGCCCCAGAACCGCTACGCCTACGCCGCCTTCACCTTCGTGGCGGGCATCATCGCGGGCATGGCCATGTTCGCGGCCATGCAGCAGTCGGGGCCCGGCATCGTGCTGGCGGCCCTGGGCATGACGGCGGCGGACTTCCTCGTGCTGAGCGCCGTGGCGCACGTCAGCAAGAAGGACTTCAGCTTCCTGGGCAGCTTCGTGACGGTGGGCCTGGTGGTGGCCATGGTGGCCATCCTCATCGGGTTCTTCGTGCAGATGGAGATCTTCCACCTGGCCATCTCGGCGGTCATCGTCATCGCCTGCTCCGCCAAGATCCTGTGGGACACCTCCCGCATGCTCCAGGGCGGCGACTACAGCGACGCGGCGGGCTTCGCCCTCTCCCTCTTCATCAGCCTCCTGAACATCTTCCTCAACCTCCTCCGCCTGCTCTCGGGCGGCCGCCGGAACTGA
- a CDS encoding peptidylprolyl isomerase — protein MTIRGLALLSLPCILMGAPEVREEILVVVNGHTISRRAFQQAVEQETAALYRQFSGKVLDEKLKTAREKTLQGLVDNFIIQDKAEDLGIKLREDDIRNYIEDVKKQNNFATDADFERALKGSLGIGLQAYMNRTRTDMQKQEVLRREVYSKIAIEEQELRAYYLDHKEEYRQPPRFRIRELVLAKGVSAEEQAATQAVIAKIQDALKKGTPFEALVKEYSTSTSRSTGGDLGWLAKGILHANIESASLALKPEEVSAPLETDKNVYLVQLIEAQLDTTKPFAEVKEKILEKLQEPKAQNAIENYMSGLRIRANVRYMVAKDEIIKG, from the coding sequence ATGACTATCCGCGGGCTCGCGCTTCTCTCCCTCCCCTGCATCCTGATGGGCGCGCCGGAGGTGCGGGAGGAGATCCTGGTGGTGGTCAACGGCCACACCATCTCCCGCAGGGCCTTCCAACAAGCGGTTGAGCAGGAGACCGCCGCCCTCTACCGGCAGTTCTCCGGCAAGGTCCTGGACGAGAAGCTGAAGACGGCCCGCGAAAAGACCCTCCAGGGCCTCGTGGACAACTTCATCATCCAGGACAAGGCCGAGGATCTGGGCATCAAGCTGCGGGAAGACGACATCCGCAACTACATCGAAGACGTCAAGAAGCAGAACAACTTCGCCACCGATGCAGATTTCGAGCGGGCCCTCAAGGGTTCGCTCGGCATCGGCCTCCAGGCCTACATGAACCGGACCCGCACGGACATGCAGAAGCAGGAGGTGCTCCGGCGCGAGGTCTACTCCAAGATCGCCATCGAGGAGCAGGAGCTGCGGGCCTACTACCTGGACCACAAGGAGGAATACCGTCAGCCGCCCCGCTTCCGCATCCGGGAGCTGGTGCTCGCCAAGGGCGTAAGCGCCGAAGAGCAGGCCGCCACCCAGGCCGTGATCGCGAAGATCCAGGACGCCCTGAAGAAGGGCACCCCCTTCGAGGCGCTGGTGAAGGAGTACTCCACCAGCACCAGCCGCAGCACCGGCGGCGACCTGGGCTGGCTGGCCAAGGGGATCCTCCACGCCAATATCGAATCCGCCTCCCTGGCCCTCAAGCCCGAGGAGGTCTCGGCCCCCCTGGAGACCGACAAGAACGTCTACCTGGTGCAGCTCATCGAGGCCCAGCTGGACACCACCAAGCCGTTCGCGGAGGTGAAGGAGAAGATCCTGGAGAAGCTGCAGGAGCCCAAGGCCCAGAACGCGATCGAAAACTACATGTCGGGCTTGCGCATCCGCGCCAACGTCCGATACATGGTGGCGAAGGACGAGATCATCAAGGGGTGA